The following coding sequences lie in one Arachis hypogaea cultivar Tifrunner chromosome 4, arahy.Tifrunner.gnm2.J5K5, whole genome shotgun sequence genomic window:
- the LOC112744737 gene encoding F-box protein CPR1-like, translating into MNILPVELIHRIFLRVPAKHLAGLRYVSKLWYSLISDPHFAELHFHHSPASTNACFVIEKGTVAYFVDLDALFSDNNDALQVRKVSPRFKMESPPHFEVLGSCRGFVLLHQHESFLVVWNPLTGSSKLISHSHIASRFKHKGWLPWEDHPYGFGYDASQDDYLVVVPWHDKHGQDHFDCFSLRTNSWIDFNAALPKPLGFLHWHSPGLFFNGAIHWVPSILNDYRDAILIFDLKERTFSMISVPEQLETRSWIYSGLALLGGCLALYNRNIGRVKTEIWVMKEYKVHSSWTLYQIPTFDFRPLYLSSAMDLIGKRYTPDKSEFYIYNLREERLQHFKYPSFPGAAFEADAVYTESLLPLPSDIKDKDEEGEKGHQFLHDFFEQLDVAKG; encoded by the exons ATGAACATCCTCCCTGTTGAGTTGATTCACAGAATCTTCCTGAGAGTGCCGGCCAAACATCTCGCTGGCCTCAGGTACGTTTCGAAGCTCTGGTACTCTCTCATCTCCGATCCACACTTTGCTGAATTGCATTTTCACCACTCTCCCGCTTCCACCAACGCATGCTTCGTCATAGAAAAAGGCACCGTGGCTTACTTCGTTGACTTAGACGCACTATTTAGTGACAACAATGATGCATTACAAGTAAGAAAGGTGTCTCCCCGGTTCAAGATGGAATCACCACCTCATTTTGAGGTCCTGGGATCCTGCAGAGGCTTTGTTCTCTTACATCAACACGAAAGTTTTCTTGTGGTATGGAACCCACTGACTGGATCCAGCAAATTGATATCCCACTCTCATATTGCTTCTCGTTTTAAGCACAAGGGCTGGCTTCCCTGGGAGGACCATCCGTATGGATTTGGTTATGATGCTTCACAGGATGACTACTTAGTTGTTGTACCTTGGCACGATAAGCATGGCCAAGATCACTTTGATTGCTTTTCCTTGAGAACCAATTCATGGATTGATTTTAATGCTGCACTCCCCAAACCCTTGGGTTTTCTTCACTGGCATTCTCCTGGGTTGTTCTTTAATGGTGCTATTCATTGGGTGCCTTCCATTCTTAACGATTACAGGGATGCTATTCTTATCTTTGATCTAAAGGAAAGGACTTTCTCAATGATATCTGTCCCAGAGCAACTGGAAACGAGGTCATGGATCTATTCAGGTCTTGCCCTATTAGGAGGCTGCCTAGCCTTGTATAATCGCAATATTGGTAGAGTTAAAACTGAGATATGGGTGATGAAAGAATATAAAGTGCACTCATCTTGGACTCTCTATCAGATTCCTACCTTTGACTTTCGGCCTCTGTACTTATCCAGTGCTATGGATCTTATTGGAAAACGTTATACCCCCGATAAATCGGAGTTCTACATATACAATCTCAGAGAAGAGAGGCTCCAACATTTTAAATATCCAAGTTTTCCGGGTGCCGCCTTTGAAGCAGATGCTGTGTATACAGAGAGTCTCTTGCCGCTCCCTAGTGACATTAAGGATAAAGATGAGGAGGGGGAAAAGG GCCATCAATTTCTCCACGATTTTTTTGAACAACTTGATGTTGCTAAAGGTTAG
- the LOC112743410 gene encoding F-box/kelch-repeat protein At3g23880-like: MDNNQKSINELLPPELLQAILLRVPAKHLLPLRFVSKLWLSLISDPTFVEFHIHHTSAFTAPSYFFTQKDQPVGSVDLHALFLGGATLGTSIEKFSLPFRRKKNTLSNLLVLGSCRGFVLLHHYEPYYIILWNPVTQSHKNISYYNVIGEKNYWYNLNAHIMGYTNNSFLQGIGYDASNDDYLIVIAFKRNQPHCFSLRTNSWTKIDVAPRTPLITQEFKHEGLFFNGAIHWLSYRRNNQDILIFDVTKRRFSKIPLPEQRLRWWSSELVILGGFLALNVFNYGDDKRTQIWVLKEYKVPSSWTLLYEIPHHCVHSLFLSNYSDFIVLDRANNNFAKYNLEGERLQCFKYLDYGFLPLEYTSTVYTPSLATLPSCDKKKRKNEDIKDGWNHKELKQGT; the protein is encoded by the exons ATGGATAACAACCAGAAGAGCATCAACGAGCTTCTCCCTCCGGAGTTGCTCCAAGCAATCTTACTAAGGGTACCAGCCAAGCATCTCTTGCCTCTCAGGTTCGTTTCTAAGCTATGGCTCTCTCTCATTTCCGATCCAACCTTTGTGGAATTTCATATTCACCACACTTCAGCATTCACTGCCCCTTCATACTTCTTCACCCAGAAGGATCAACCGGTTGGCTCCGTTGACCTACACGCACTCTTTCTTGGTGGTGCCACCCTTGGCACCTCAATAGAAAAATTCTCTCTCCCTTTCCGACGGAAGAAAAACACACTTtctaatttacttgttcttggaTCATGCAGAGGATTTGTATTGTTACACCACTATGAACCATATTATATTATTCTATGGAATCCAGTGACCCAATCCCACAAAAATATATCTTACTATAATGTTATTGGAGAAAAGAATTATTGGTATAATCTAAATGCACACATTATGGGTTATACCAATAATTCTTTTCTTCAAGGCATTGGTTATGATGCATCAAATGATGATTACTTAATAGTTATAGCCTTCAAGAGAAACCAGCCTCATTGTTTTTCATTGAGGACTAATTCATGGACCAAGATTGATGTTGCACCCCGCACACCTTTGATAACCCAGGAGTTTAAACATGAGGGGTTGTTCTTTAACGGAGCTATACATTGGTTGTCTTATCGACGTAACAATCAAGATATTCTAATTTTTGATGTGACGAAAAGGAGATTCTCAAAGATACCTTTACCTGAACAAAGACTAAGGTGGTGGTCCTCCGAACTCGTGATATTAGGAGGGTTCTTAGCTTTGAATGTCTTCAACTACGGTGATGATAAAAGAACTCAGATATGGGTGTTGAAGGAATATAAAGTGCCATCATCTTGGACTCTTCTCTACGAGATTCCTCACCACTGCGTTCATTCTTTATTCTTATCTAATTACAGTGATTTTATTGTGTTAGATCGTGCCAATAACAATTTTGCCAAGTATAATCTTGAAGGAGAGAGGCTTCAGTGTTTTAAATACTTGGACTATGGTTTCTTACCTTTAGAGTACACTAGTACTGTGTATACACCGAGTCTCGCCACACTCCCCAGCTGTGACAAGAAGAAACGGAAAAATG AAGACATCAAGGATGGTTGGAATCACAAAGAGCTCAAACAAGGAACGTGA
- the LOC112744736 gene encoding F-box protein CPR1-like produces the protein MAPKHAQSPITFSKQISIFFWNSQSKTDPKKSTTFNPNKKKRLKYTGNKAKGQSIIGEKMKQQQKQKSIHDILPVELIHRILLRVPAKHLAPLRCVWKLWYSLISDPQFAELHFHHSPASSNALIFIPKGSVACFVYLDALFSDDNDASSHVKEVCLPYKTKPPSHFEVLGSCRGFVLLHRYPKVLVVWNPLTGSSRRISYSDIDSRSKYNRIPYNPHLYGFGYDASRDDYLVVVAWRGWKRQDHFDCLSLRTNSWIYLDAALPKPLRVSAHPPCGLFLNGAIHWLVFPVKAYSDAIFIFDMKERAFSTIYAPEQLPFSHPSLALLGGCLALYYPNDVSYNTHIWVMKEYKVHSSWTISDSLPLLSASVLIQ, from the coding sequence atggcgcccaaacatgcacaaAGTCCGATAACTTTTTCTAAACAAATAAGTATTTTCTTTTGGAATAGCCAATCCAAAACTGACCCTAAGAAAAGCACAACGTTCAATCCAAATAAGAAGAAGAGGCTGAAGTACACAGGGAACAAAGCAAAAGGGCAATCGATTATAGGGGAGAAGATGAAGCAGCAGCAGAAGCAGAAGAGCATTCACGACATCCTCCCTGTTGAGTTGATTCACAGAATCTTACTGAGAGTGCCGGCCAAACATCTCGCTCCCCTCAGGTGCGTTTGGAAGCTCTGGTACTCTCTCATTTCCGATCCACAGTTTGCGGAACTGCATTTTCACCACTCTCCGGCTTCCTCCAACGCACTCATCTTCATACCAAAAGGCAGTGTGGCATGCTTCGTTTACTTAGACGCACTATTTAGTGACGACAATGATGCATCATCACACGTAAAAGAGGTGTGTCTCCCTTACAAGACGAAACCACCTTCTCATTTTGAGGTCCTGGGATCCTGCAGAGGCTTTGTTCTCTTACATCGATACCCTAAAGTTTTAGTGGTATGGAACCCACTGACTGGATCCAGCAGAAGAATATCTTACTCTGATATTGATTCTCGTAGTAAGTACAATAGGATTCCCTACAATCCCCATCTGTATGGATTTGGTTATGATGCATCCCGGGATGATTACTTAGTTGTTGTAGCTTGGAGAGGGTGGAAAAGGCAAGATCACTTCGATTGCTTGTCCTTGAGAACCAATTCCTGGATTTATCTTGATGCTGCACTCCCCAAACCCTTGCGTGTTTCTGCTCACCCGCCTTGTGGGTTGTTCTTGAATGGTGCTATTCATTGGCTGGTTTTCCCTGTTAAAGCTTACAGTGATGCTATCTTTATATTTGATATGAAGGAAAGGGCTTTTTCAACCATATATGCGCCGGAACAACTGCCATTCTCTCATCCAAGTCTCGCCCTACTGGGAGGCTGCCTAGCCTTGTATTATCCCAATGATGTTAGCTATAACACTCACATATGGGTGATGAAAGAATATAAAGTGCACTCATCTTGGACTATATCAGATTCCTTGCCTTTACTTTCGGCCTCTGTGCTTATCCAATAA
- the LOC112743411 gene encoding F-box protein CPR1-like — translation MEKKSIHDILPLNLIRSILLRVPASHLFRLRSVLKLWHSLISDPHFAELHFHHSPASTNALLPESARLYGFGYDASRDDYLVVVALSQRQGQDHLDCLSLKTNSWIHLDAALPKPLHVFNDTSAGLFLNGAIHWVPLPIKDPRDAILIFYLKERTFSTMSEPELACSYESYPGLALLGGCLALYYHSRDSCSTDIWLMKEYKVHSSWTLYQIPCLFFQPLHLSNNGDIIGEIILSDKIEKKKFLMYNVGGELLPRVKYLCSAHNISGTDTMYTESLLPLPRDIKDKDNKNRKRKGNGHESLRDCFEQNVAKD, via the exons ATGGAGAAGAAGAGCATTCATGACATCCTCCCTCTTAATTTGATTCGCAGTATCTTACTGAGAGTGCCGGCCAGCCATCTCTTTCGCCTCAGATCCGTTTTGAAGCTGTGGCACTCTCTGATTTCCGATCCACACTTTGCTGAATTGCATTTTCACCACTCTCCCGCTTCCACCAATGCATT GCTTCCCGAGAGTGCCCGTCTGTATGGATTTGGATATGATGCATCCCGGGATGATTACTTAGTTGTTGTAGCTTTGAGCCAGCGGCAAGGACAAGATCACTTGGATTGCTTGTCCTTGAAAACCAATTCCTGGATTCATCTTGATGCTGCACTCCCCAAACCCTTGCATGTTTTTAACGACACGTCTGCTGGGTTGTTCTTGAATGGTGCTATTCATTGGGTACCTTTGCCTATTAAAGATCCCAGGGATGctattcttatcttttatttgaaGGAAAGGACTTTTTCAACCATGTCTGAGCCTGAACTGGCATGCTCCTATGAGTCCTATCCAGGTCTTGCCCTACTAGGGGGATGCCTAGCCTTGTATTATCACAGTCGTGATAGCTGTAGCACTGACATATGGTTGATGAAAGAATATAAAGTGCACTCATCTTGGACTCTTTATCAGATTCCTTGCCTTTTCTTTCAGCCTCTGCACTTGTCCAATAATGGTGATATTATTGGAGAAATAATTCTTTCggataaaatagaaaagaaaaagtttctCATGTATAATGTGGGAGGAGAGCTGCTCCCACGTGTTAAATATCTTTGTTCTGCGCATAACATCAGTGGAACCGATACTATGTATACAGAGAGTCTCTTGCCACTCCCTAGAGACATTAAGGATAAGGATAATAAGAACAGGAAGAGGAAGGGAAACG GCCATGAATCTCTCCGTGATTGTTTTGAACAAAATGTTGCTAAAGATTAG